One region of Bosea sp. 29B genomic DNA includes:
- a CDS encoding alkaline phosphatase family protein, which produces MAQDDRSPATRVIVAVFDGLRPDLVTPELTPNILRLAARGTWFRQARSVFPSVTRVATSAIATGAPPGVHGIVGNAFYLADAIPERIFDTSDIGMLRRAEAHHGGRLIAVDTFGDVLARAGKRLAVVHTGSAGSAHFINPRARANGHWTFTMLGPEATQTPEAVEDAIAKLGPLPERQLPRLDELAYGGRLMVEHVLPVLKPDVALIWFNEPDTTFHYRGLGSPEAKAGLQQADRAFGAILDWVEAQPDGERIAVIAASDHGQISTGAVEPLFDAARQAGFDLSNTKAVDGAAFLATGGISGEIRLRNGERSQLERIAAWLMEQPTIGHVFARGSGEEGDIPGTLSLDLIGAGHAARQPDLMFILKSSLETDQYGLPGLGAMTPGDVPLGGGMHGGINPHELNTVLIIGTGTGEVGSVSQEPAGIIDIGPTVLGLSGLAKAPSMVGRDLTRPAQEEARIRRVSTGHGAFSQYVEFAEQDGRRFILGGH; this is translated from the coding sequence ATGGCCCAAGATGATCGCTCCCCAGCCACACGCGTCATCGTCGCGGTCTTCGATGGCCTGCGGCCCGATCTGGTCACGCCCGAGCTGACGCCCAACATCCTACGGCTGGCCGCGCGCGGCACCTGGTTCCGCCAGGCGCGCAGCGTCTTCCCCTCGGTGACCCGTGTCGCGACCAGCGCGATCGCCACTGGCGCACCTCCCGGCGTGCATGGGATCGTCGGCAACGCCTTCTACCTTGCCGACGCCATCCCCGAGCGCATCTTCGACACCAGCGACATCGGCATGCTGCGTCGGGCGGAAGCGCATCATGGCGGCCGGCTGATCGCGGTCGACACCTTCGGTGATGTGCTGGCGCGGGCGGGCAAGCGGCTCGCTGTCGTCCATACCGGCTCAGCCGGCTCAGCGCATTTCATCAACCCGCGCGCCCGCGCCAACGGGCACTGGACCTTCACGATGCTTGGCCCCGAGGCAACACAGACGCCGGAGGCGGTCGAGGACGCGATCGCCAAGCTCGGCCCGCTGCCGGAGCGCCAGCTGCCGCGCCTCGATGAGCTTGCCTATGGTGGCCGGCTGATGGTCGAGCATGTCCTGCCGGTGCTGAAGCCCGATGTCGCGCTGATCTGGTTCAACGAACCCGACACCACCTTCCATTATCGCGGGCTCGGCTCGCCGGAGGCCAAGGCCGGCCTGCAGCAGGCGGACCGCGCCTTCGGCGCCATCCTCGACTGGGTCGAGGCGCAGCCCGATGGCGAGCGCATCGCGGTGATCGCAGCCTCCGACCACGGCCAGATCTCGACCGGCGCGGTCGAGCCGCTGTTCGACGCGGCGCGCCAGGCCGGCTTCGACCTCAGCAACACCAAGGCTGTCGACGGTGCCGCCTTCCTCGCGACCGGCGGCATCAGCGGCGAGATCCGCCTGCGCAACGGCGAGCGCAGCCAGCTCGAGCGCATCGCCGCCTGGCTGATGGAGCAGCCGACGATCGGCCACGTCTTCGCGCGCGGCAGCGGCGAGGAGGGCGACATTCCCGGCACCCTGTCGCTCGACCTGATCGGCGCCGGCCATGCCGCGCGCCAGCCCGACCTGATGTTCATCCTGAAATCGTCGCTGGAGACCGACCAGTACGGTCTGCCCGGCCTCGGCGCGATGACGCCGGGCGATGTCCCGCTCGGTGGCGGCATGCATGGCGGCATCAACCCGCACGAACTCAACACCGTGCTGATCATCGGCACGGGCACTGGCGAGGTCGGCAGCGTCTCGCAGGAGCCGGCCGGGATCATCGACATCGGCCCGACCGTGCTCGGCCTCTCCGGTCTGGCCAAGGCGCCGAGCATGGTCGGCCGCGACCTTACCCGCCCGGCCCAGGAGGAAGCGCGCATCCGCCGCGTTTCGACCGGGCACGGCGCCTTCAGCCAGTACGTCGAGTTCGCCGAGCAGGACGGCCGCCGTTTCATCCTCGGCGGGCACTGA
- a CDS encoding ABC transporter substrate-binding protein yields the protein MITLSRRRFLEGASAASALLAAPQTFAAGETRPNFTVAVADLPATLEPARELSNVGTRVTYSIFDTLIRRDFLGAADGGGSELKPHLAIKWERVSPQELVVTLRQGVKFHNGDELTSEDVAYTFRDGRLWGDKAQIPGGKPYFGILASVEPIDRYSVRFRTKVADVLLEQRLASWCAWIVNKRAYEAMGFEAYSRKPVATGPYRVVSHSAAEATVLEAFDDYFMGKPTAKHVTFRRVPELAARVAGLVAGDYDLITNIPPDQMSVVGAYKDIDVRSVVLANVHVLAYNEQDKVLADKRVRQALNCAIDRQKLVDALWQGTARVPASHNFPEYGQMFVEGRKLPYDPAKAKALLQQAGYKGEPIVYRTMANYYTNALEAAQILVEQWKAVGINASLQVVENSTQMRGAGAQIFNWSNSTRLPDPLGAIWVAWGPAGEHQISKFWTSADGFNKAGTALEAEVDPVKRKALFAEMLDIWEDEAPATILYQPSEAYAIKKAIGWRPTTFYFMDLRPDNLSFARS from the coding sequence ATGATCACCCTTTCGCGCCGCCGCTTCCTTGAAGGCGCCTCCGCTGCTTCGGCGCTGCTCGCCGCCCCGCAGACCTTCGCTGCCGGCGAGACGCGCCCGAACTTCACCGTCGCGGTCGCCGACCTGCCGGCGACGCTGGAGCCGGCGCGCGAGCTCTCCAATGTCGGCACGCGCGTCACCTATTCGATCTTCGACACGCTGATCCGGCGCGACTTCCTCGGCGCGGCCGATGGCGGCGGCTCCGAGCTGAAGCCGCATCTGGCGATCAAGTGGGAGCGCGTCTCGCCGCAGGAATTGGTCGTCACGCTGCGCCAGGGCGTCAAGTTTCACAATGGCGACGAGCTGACCTCGGAGGACGTCGCCTACACCTTCCGCGACGGCCGTCTCTGGGGCGACAAGGCCCAGATCCCCGGCGGCAAGCCCTATTTCGGCATCCTCGCCAGCGTCGAGCCGATCGACCGCTATAGCGTCCGCTTCCGCACCAAGGTCGCCGACGTGCTGCTGGAGCAGCGGCTGGCCTCCTGGTGCGCCTGGATCGTCAACAAGCGCGCCTATGAGGCGATGGGCTTCGAGGCCTATTCGCGCAAGCCGGTGGCGACCGGCCCCTATCGCGTCGTCTCGCATTCCGCCGCTGAAGCCACGGTGCTGGAAGCCTTCGACGATTATTTCATGGGCAAGCCGACCGCGAAGCACGTCACCTTCCGGCGCGTGCCGGAGCTGGCGGCACGCGTCGCCGGCCTCGTTGCCGGCGACTACGACCTGATCACCAATATCCCGCCCGACCAGATGAGTGTGGTCGGCGCCTACAAGGACATCGACGTGCGCTCCGTCGTGCTCGCGAACGTCCATGTCCTCGCCTATAACGAGCAGGACAAGGTGCTGGCCGACAAGCGGGTGAGGCAGGCGCTGAACTGCGCCATCGACCGGCAGAAGCTGGTCGACGCGCTCTGGCAGGGCACTGCGCGGGTGCCGGCGAGCCACAACTTCCCCGAATACGGCCAGATGTTCGTCGAGGGCCGCAAGCTCCCCTACGATCCGGCCAAGGCCAAGGCGCTGCTGCAGCAGGCCGGCTACAAGGGCGAGCCGATCGTCTACCGCACCATGGCGAACTACTACACCAATGCGCTGGAAGCGGCGCAGATCCTGGTCGAGCAGTGGAAGGCCGTCGGCATCAACGCTTCGCTGCAGGTCGTCGAGAACTCGACCCAGATGCGCGGCGCCGGTGCGCAGATCTTCAACTGGTCGAACTCGACGCGCCTGCCCGACCCGCTCGGCGCGATCTGGGTCGCCTGGGGGCCGGCCGGCGAGCACCAGATCTCGAAGTTCTGGACCTCGGCGGATGGCTTCAACAAGGCCGGCACGGCGCTGGAGGCGGAGGTCGATCCGGTGAAGCGCAAGGCGCTGTTCGCTGAGATGCTCGACATCTGGGAGGACGAGGCGCCGGCGACGATCCTCTACCAGCCGAGCGAGGCCTATGCGATCAAGAAGGCAATCGGCTGGCGGCCGACAACCTTCTATTTCATGGATCTGCGCCCGGACAACCTGTCCTTCGCCCGCAGCTGA
- a CDS encoding glycerophosphodiester phosphodiesterase family protein: protein MSFAIRSIAGPLPLAIAHRGGALLASENSAEAFDKARAIGAEMVETDVRLSADGALVCLHDADLKRIAGDRRLVAEIELAELRAILPDLLTLDEAIAASAPLGLLLDVKLTGPAVLPRILDVVAAAGASERVLLGLRSLDLIAAARALQAEIAILALVPDPQSCGQSKALGADWFRFWQGEATTERIVAARGLGLRTVVMVGQPRSVAEPGYPPFPVGRIDAEGIGRVLALAPDAVMLDDPRQLLSTRSVTALSSS from the coding sequence ATGAGCTTCGCTATTCGCAGCATCGCCGGCCCGCTGCCGCTCGCCATCGCCCATCGAGGCGGGGCCCTGCTCGCGTCTGAAAACAGTGCCGAGGCCTTCGACAAGGCCAGGGCCATTGGCGCCGAGATGGTCGAGACCGACGTGCGGCTGAGCGCTGATGGCGCGCTGGTCTGCCTGCACGACGCGGATCTCAAGCGCATCGCCGGCGATCGGCGCCTCGTCGCAGAGATCGAGCTCGCGGAATTGCGGGCGATCCTGCCCGATTTGCTGACGCTGGACGAGGCGATCGCTGCCTCCGCGCCGCTGGGCTTGCTGCTCGATGTGAAGCTGACAGGCCCGGCCGTGCTGCCGCGTATACTCGATGTCGTCGCGGCGGCAGGGGCCAGTGAGCGCGTTCTGCTCGGCCTGCGCTCGCTCGACCTGATCGCGGCGGCGCGGGCCCTGCAGGCGGAGATCGCGATCCTCGCGCTGGTTCCGGACCCGCAGTCCTGCGGGCAGTCGAAGGCCCTTGGCGCAGACTGGTTCCGCTTCTGGCAGGGCGAAGCGACGACCGAACGGATTGTGGCCGCGCGCGGCCTTGGCCTGCGGACCGTGGTTATGGTCGGGCAGCCGCGTTCGGTCGCCGAGCCCGGCTATCCGCCCTTTCCGGTCGGGCGGATCGATGCGGAGGGGATCGGCCGCGTTCTCGCGCTCGCGCCCGATGCGGTGATGCTCGACGATCCCCGGCAGCTGCTCTCTACCCGCTCCGTCACGGCCCTGTCGTCAAGCTGA
- a CDS encoding ABC transporter permease, with protein sequence MSASLDLGAAPASRPRGRRMSPVVKLSAGFLILVVLVAILADWLAPLHYTTQNLLARLKPPLTQSGGTTYWLGTDQLGRDILSRMIYAVRTSILIAVMGTLIGAVFGTLLGFIAARMRGIVDQAIMMLVDAQAAIPALFLALTMLAFFGNNIVLFIILVSIDGWDRYTRLARGLVASEQESDYVNAVEALGASTPRVILRHLLPNIIAALVVQATLNFPGTILLETSLSFLGLGVQPPGTSLGLMLGEGRRYLLNAWWIAVFPGLVIFLTTLSMSLFGDWLRDRFDPTSERH encoded by the coding sequence ATGAGCGCGAGCCTCGATCTTGGCGCCGCTCCGGCCTCCCGTCCGCGCGGACGGCGCATGTCGCCGGTGGTGAAGCTCTCGGCCGGCTTCCTGATTCTGGTCGTGCTCGTCGCGATCCTGGCCGACTGGCTGGCGCCGCTCCACTACACCACCCAGAATCTGCTGGCCCGGCTGAAGCCGCCGCTGACGCAGAGCGGCGGCACGACCTACTGGCTTGGCACCGACCAGCTCGGCCGCGATATCCTCAGCCGCATGATCTATGCGGTGCGGACCTCGATCCTGATCGCGGTGATGGGCACACTGATCGGGGCGGTGTTCGGCACGCTGCTCGGCTTCATCGCGGCACGGATGCGCGGCATCGTCGACCAGGCGATCATGATGCTGGTCGATGCGCAGGCGGCGATTCCGGCGCTGTTCCTGGCGCTGACAATGCTCGCTTTCTTCGGCAATAACATCGTGCTGTTCATCATCCTCGTCAGCATCGACGGCTGGGACCGCTATACCCGCCTCGCCCGCGGCCTCGTCGCCTCCGAGCAGGAGAGCGATTACGTCAACGCGGTCGAGGCGCTGGGTGCCAGCACGCCGCGCGTGATCCTGCGCCATCTCCTGCCTAATATCATCGCGGCGCTGGTGGTGCAGGCGACGCTCAACTTCCCCGGCACGATCCTGCTCGAGACCTCGCTCTCCTTCCTTGGCCTCGGCGTGCAGCCGCCCGGCACCTCGCTCGGCCTGATGCTCGGTGAAGGCAGGCGCTATCTTCTCAACGCTTGGTGGATCGCCGTCTTCCCCGGCCTGGTGATCTTCCTGACGACGCTGTCGATGAGCCTGTTCGGCGACTGGTTGCGCGACCGTTTCGACCCGACCAGCGAGCGGCATTGA
- a CDS encoding ABC transporter permease has product MLRFLILRFLRALLTVAICVSAVFLALRLAGDPADIMLSIETPPDVRAHYRELWGLDRPLAEQYLRYLASVARGDFGLSFADDRPAFAAVVDALPKTFLLGACALLLALLIGMPLGVLAALRHNTAVDRFAMAVAVLGYAIPIFFLGILLILLFALKLRVLPSAGSETLWHLILPVVTLALPLAGRLARFARTATLEVLGKPFIRAARARGVMPLSVILRHALPNAAVPLLMFIGIEIGHILAGSAVVETIFAWPGIGRLLVDSVSSRDLAVVQAVILTVTVVMVTANLLVDILHILLDPRLGGFSRSLGKPA; this is encoded by the coding sequence ATGCTGCGTTTCCTGATCCTTCGCTTCCTGCGCGCGCTGCTGACGGTCGCGATCTGCGTCTCGGCGGTGTTCCTGGCGCTGCGCCTGGCCGGAGATCCAGCCGACATCATGCTTTCGATCGAGACGCCGCCGGATGTGCGCGCCCACTACCGCGAGCTCTGGGGGCTCGATCGGCCGCTGGCGGAACAGTATCTGCGCTATCTCGCCAGCGTGGCCCGGGGTGATTTCGGCCTCTCCTTCGCCGATGACCGGCCGGCCTTCGCCGCCGTCGTCGACGCGCTGCCGAAGACCTTCCTGCTCGGGGCCTGCGCGCTGCTGCTGGCTCTGCTGATCGGCATGCCGCTCGGCGTCCTGGCGGCGCTGCGCCACAACACTGCGGTCGACCGCTTCGCCATGGCGGTCGCCGTGCTCGGCTATGCGATTCCGATCTTCTTCCTCGGCATCCTGCTGATCCTGCTCTTTGCATTGAAGCTGCGCGTCCTTCCCTCGGCGGGATCCGAGACGCTCTGGCACTTGATTCTGCCGGTGGTGACGCTGGCCTTGCCGCTCGCCGGGCGCCTCGCCCGCTTCGCGCGTACCGCCACGCTCGAAGTGCTTGGCAAGCCATTCATCCGCGCGGCGCGTGCCCGCGGGGTGATGCCGCTCTCGGTCATCCTGCGCCACGCGCTGCCCAATGCCGCTGTGCCGCTCTTGATGTTCATCGGCATCGAGATCGGCCATATCCTCGCCGGCAGCGCCGTGGTCGAGACGATCTTCGCCTGGCCGGGCATCGGCCGGCTATTGGTCGATTCCGTCTCGTCGCGCGATCTCGCCGTGGTCCAGGCAGTGATCCTGACGGTCACCGTCGTCATGGTCACCGCCAACCTCCTGGTCGACATCCTGCACATCCTGCTCGATCCGCGCCTCGGCGGCTTCTCGCGCAGCCTGGGCAAGCCGGCATGA
- the leuA gene encoding 2-isopropylmalate synthase — MPISKYRAYAPVNLPDRKWPSQVLTKAPIWCSVDLRDGNQALIEPMGVDRKDRMFNLLVKLGFKEIEVAFPAASQTDFDFVRSIIESGAIPDDVAIQVLTQCRSELIERTFEAVKGAKNVILHFYNSTSTLQRDVVFRSDRKGIVKIATDAAAQIKALAAKAPETNFTFEYSPESFTGTELDYALEICEAVKAVIQPTPQKKLILNLPATVEMATPNVHADQFEWFGRNISDRDSVLLSIHPHNDRGTAVAAAELALMAGADRVEGTLFGNGERTGNVDIVTMALNLFTQGIDPELDLRDVNEIRSIAEYCTQLPVHERHPYVGELVYTAFSGSHQDAIKKGFDAQEKRNDPIFQVPYLPIDPKDVGRDYEAVIRINSQSGKGGIAYILQADHGLDLPRPLQIAFSKIAQEQMDEEGKELTSAVLWSLFSKTYLLSDAPLELLAHKTFPGAQGSRTLTAELKQDGAIRTIEGVGNGPIDAFVDALKTTYGVEFSFLDYHEHAVGRGANATAACYVQLQDEKGRAVHGVGIDPNIVMASLKAVLSGMQRVMAGQQG, encoded by the coding sequence ATGCCGATTTCCAAATACCGCGCCTATGCGCCGGTCAACCTGCCCGATCGCAAATGGCCGTCGCAGGTGCTGACCAAGGCGCCGATCTGGTGCTCCGTCGACCTGCGCGACGGCAACCAGGCGCTGATCGAGCCGATGGGCGTCGATCGCAAGGACCGCATGTTCAACCTGCTGGTCAAACTGGGATTCAAGGAGATCGAGGTCGCCTTCCCCGCGGCATCGCAGACTGATTTCGACTTCGTCCGCTCGATCATCGAGAGCGGCGCGATCCCCGACGATGTCGCGATCCAGGTGCTGACGCAGTGCCGCTCCGAGCTGATCGAGCGCACTTTCGAAGCGGTGAAGGGTGCCAAGAACGTCATCCTGCACTTCTACAACTCGACCTCGACGCTGCAGCGCGACGTGGTCTTCCGCTCCGACCGCAAAGGCATCGTCAAGATCGCGACCGATGCGGCCGCCCAGATCAAGGCGCTGGCGGCCAAGGCGCCCGAGACCAACTTCACCTTCGAATATTCGCCCGAGAGCTTCACCGGCACCGAACTCGACTACGCCCTGGAGATCTGCGAGGCGGTCAAGGCGGTGATCCAGCCGACGCCGCAGAAGAAGCTGATTCTCAACCTGCCGGCGACCGTCGAGATGGCGACGCCGAACGTCCATGCCGACCAGTTCGAATGGTTCGGCCGCAACATCTCCGATCGCGACAGCGTGCTGCTCTCGATCCATCCGCACAATGACCGTGGCACTGCTGTGGCTGCCGCCGAGCTTGCGCTGATGGCCGGCGCAGACCGCGTCGAGGGCACGCTGTTCGGCAATGGCGAGCGCACCGGCAATGTCGACATCGTCACCATGGCGCTGAACCTGTTCACGCAAGGGATCGATCCCGAGCTCGACCTGCGCGACGTCAACGAGATCCGCAGCATCGCCGAATACTGCACGCAGCTGCCGGTGCATGAGCGCCACCCTTACGTCGGCGAGCTCGTCTACACCGCCTTCTCCGGCTCGCATCAGGACGCGATCAAGAAGGGCTTCGACGCGCAGGAGAAGCGCAACGACCCGATCTTCCAGGTGCCCTATCTGCCGATCGACCCCAAGGACGTCGGCCGCGACTACGAGGCGGTGATCCGGATCAACTCGCAATCCGGCAAGGGCGGCATCGCCTATATCCTGCAGGCCGATCATGGCCTCGACCTGCCCCGCCCGCTGCAGATCGCGTTCTCCAAGATCGCGCAGGAGCAGATGGACGAGGAGGGCAAGGAGCTGACCAGCGCGGTGCTCTGGTCGCTGTTCAGCAAGACCTACCTCCTGAGCGACGCCCCGCTGGAACTGCTCGCCCACAAGACCTTCCCGGGCGCGCAGGGCTCGCGCACGCTGACGGCGGAGTTGAAGCAGGACGGCGCGATCCGCACGATCGAGGGGGTCGGCAACGGGCCGATCGATGCTTTCGTCGACGCGCTGAAGACGACCTATGGCGTCGAATTCTCCTTCCTCGACTATCACGAGCACGCAGTCGGCCGCGGCGCCAATGCCACCGCCGCCTGCTATGTCCAGCTCCAGGACGAGAAGGGGCGGGCCGTGCACGGTGTCGGCATCGACCCGAACATCGTCATGGCCTCGCTGAAAGCCGTGCTCAGCGGTATGCAGCGGGTGATGGCCGGCCAGCAGGGCTGA
- a CDS encoding LLM class flavin-dependent oxidoreductase, translating to MSKLAIRHITFLTPGNYDDADPRAGLEETLALFEHGEALGFDSAWVRQRHLEPGVSSAATFLAAASQRTNRIGLGTAVIQIGYENPFRLAEDLSLVDVLSGGRLNVGLSAGPPPFGKLLGERFFDADPGLYDFSHARVARLARNLDGDWLGDADSRITSAAGEHRPRLRPHAPGLRQRLWYGGGSLRSARWAGESGFQLLVGNLNTGEETDDFFVAQRRHIETFRAHWRGEDEPKVAVGRVIVPLDSADAATRQRYRDYAQSRHARTLAPQGERRTLFTPDLVGTAAEIVDWLAADPVLPLVDTLRLELPYNFSIVDYRQIIADFVTLIAPALGWRGAEPAERRKAVGK from the coding sequence ATGTCCAAGCTCGCCATCCGGCACATCACCTTCCTGACTCCAGGCAATTACGACGACGCCGATCCGCGCGCCGGGCTGGAAGAGACGCTCGCGCTCTTCGAGCATGGCGAGGCGCTCGGCTTCGACAGCGCCTGGGTGCGCCAGCGCCATCTCGAACCCGGCGTCTCCTCTGCCGCGACCTTCCTCGCGGCCGCATCCCAGCGCACCAACCGGATCGGGCTCGGCACCGCCGTGATCCAGATCGGCTACGAGAACCCATTCCGGCTGGCCGAGGACCTGTCGCTGGTCGACGTGCTTTCCGGCGGGCGGCTCAATGTCGGCCTGAGCGCCGGCCCGCCGCCTTTCGGCAAGCTCCTGGGCGAGCGCTTCTTCGATGCCGATCCGGGGCTTTACGATTTCTCGCATGCCCGCGTCGCCCGCCTCGCCAGGAATCTCGATGGCGACTGGCTCGGCGATGCCGACAGCCGCATCACCTCAGCTGCCGGCGAGCATCGCCCGCGCCTGCGCCCCCATGCGCCGGGGCTGAGGCAGCGGCTCTGGTATGGCGGCGGCTCGCTGCGCTCGGCTCGCTGGGCCGGCGAGAGCGGCTTCCAGCTGCTCGTCGGCAATCTCAACACCGGTGAGGAGACCGACGATTTCTTTGTGGCGCAGCGCCGTCATATCGAGACGTTCCGCGCTCATTGGCGTGGCGAGGACGAGCCTAAGGTCGCGGTCGGCCGCGTGATCGTGCCGCTCGACAGCGCCGACGCAGCGACGCGCCAACGCTATCGCGACTATGCGCAAAGCCGGCATGCGCGCACGCTCGCGCCGCAAGGCGAGCGCCGGACGTTGTTCACGCCCGATCTCGTCGGCACGGCGGCCGAGATCGTCGACTGGCTCGCCGCTGATCCGGTCCTGCCGCTGGTCGATACGCTGCGGCTGGAGCTGCCTTACAACTTCTCGATCGTGGATTACCGCCAGATCATCGCCGACTTCGTCACGCTGATCGCGCCGGCCCTCGGCTGGCGTGGTGCGGAGCCAGCTGAGCGCCGCAAGGCCGTCGGGAAATAA
- a CDS encoding ABC transporter substrate-binding protein, with amino-acid sequence MLRARAMLALLLGGWAVFGQTQDRALAQAPFDLGPEQPGRVRAEKQPEAIAAIPKGFKFVTPGVLTVAVSPGRPPLATYATDARTVVGADADFAQLVADSLGLKLDLQPIAWADWPLGLASGKYDAVISNVGVTEQRKEKFDFSTYRKGLHGFFVRADSRVTQISEPKDAAGLKISVGGGTNQERILVEWSKQNVAAGLKPIELQLFDDEAGRLVALRSGRVDVIVQPHAQLVFIAARDKDIRRVGTLSAGWPLKSDVAITTRKGSGLVDALTVATNGLIANGKFRASLVRWGLEEEALDRSETNPPGLPKY; translated from the coding sequence ATGTTGCGAGCGCGTGCCATGCTGGCACTTCTCCTCGGTGGCTGGGCTGTCTTTGGCCAAACGCAGGATCGGGCTTTGGCCCAGGCGCCGTTCGATCTCGGGCCGGAACAGCCCGGCAGAGTCCGGGCCGAGAAGCAGCCGGAGGCGATCGCCGCCATCCCGAAGGGCTTCAAATTCGTGACACCCGGTGTGCTCACCGTGGCGGTCAGCCCTGGTAGGCCGCCGCTCGCGACCTATGCCACCGATGCCAGGACCGTGGTCGGCGCCGACGCCGATTTCGCCCAGCTGGTCGCCGACAGTCTCGGGCTCAAGCTCGACCTGCAGCCGATCGCCTGGGCCGACTGGCCGCTCGGGCTGGCGTCCGGCAAGTACGATGCGGTCATTTCCAATGTCGGCGTGACCGAGCAGCGCAAGGAGAAGTTCGACTTCTCGACCTATCGCAAGGGCCTGCATGGCTTCTTCGTCCGGGCCGACAGCAGGGTCACGCAGATCAGCGAGCCGAAGGATGCCGCCGGCCTCAAGATCAGCGTCGGCGGCGGCACCAATCAGGAGCGCATTCTGGTCGAATGGAGCAAGCAGAATGTCGCTGCGGGCCTGAAGCCGATCGAGCTGCAGCTCTTCGACGACGAGGCTGGCCGCCTCGTCGCGCTGCGCTCGGGCCGTGTCGACGTCATCGTCCAGCCGCATGCCCAGCTCGTCTTCATCGCGGCACGTGACAAGGATATCAGGCGCGTCGGCACGCTCAGCGCCGGCTGGCCGCTGAAGTCGGATGTCGCGATCACCACCCGCAAGGGCAGCGGCCTGGTCGATGCGCTGACCGTCGCCACCAACGGGCTGATCGCCAACGGCAAGTTCCGGGCATCGCTGGTGCGCTGGGGCCTGGAGGAGGAGGCGCTCGACCGCTCCGAGACCAACCCGCCCGGCCTGCCGAAATACTGA
- a CDS encoding ABC transporter substrate-binding protein → MITRRNALSLLGAASAGALLPSLGFAQQAIDLSPEQPGRPRAQRDAAAIKLIGKDAKFVKEGVFTVANATGRLPFAGYASDTKSIVGSEPDIAQLVADALGRKLEIVPVSWADWPLGVASGKYDAAISNITVTEQRKEKFDFSTYRKDLLGFYVKKDNEIQIREPRDIAGLKIIVGSGTNQEQILLRWNEQNVKDGLKPAEVQYYDDDVVLYLALETGRADAYLGPNALLSFKAAQENKTRLAGNFSGGWPLLAEIAVTTRKGAGLAEAIAHAVNAQIGNGNYAKALGRWNLAAEAIEQSRTNPPGLPAK, encoded by the coding sequence ATGATCACCAGACGCAATGCGCTCTCCCTTCTTGGCGCCGCCTCGGCTGGCGCGCTGCTCCCCTCGCTCGGCTTCGCCCAGCAGGCGATCGATCTTTCGCCCGAGCAGCCCGGCCGGCCGCGGGCGCAGCGCGACGCCGCCGCGATCAAGCTGATCGGCAAGGACGCCAAGTTCGTGAAGGAGGGCGTCTTCACTGTCGCCAACGCTACCGGCCGGTTGCCCTTCGCTGGTTATGCGAGCGACACCAAGAGCATCGTCGGCTCCGAGCCCGATATCGCTCAGCTCGTCGCCGATGCGCTCGGCCGCAAGCTCGAGATCGTCCCGGTCTCCTGGGCCGACTGGCCGCTCGGCGTCGCCTCCGGCAAATACGATGCGGCGATCTCCAACATCACGGTCACCGAGCAGCGCAAGGAGAAGTTCGACTTCTCGACCTACCGCAAGGACCTGCTCGGCTTCTATGTGAAGAAGGACAACGAGATCCAGATCCGCGAGCCGCGCGACATCGCCGGCCTCAAGATCATCGTCGGCTCCGGCACCAATCAGGAGCAGATCCTGCTGCGCTGGAACGAGCAGAACGTGAAGGACGGGCTGAAGCCGGCCGAGGTCCAGTACTATGACGACGATGTCGTGCTCTATCTCGCGCTAGAGACCGGCCGCGCCGACGCCTATCTCGGCCCGAATGCGCTGCTCAGCTTCAAGGCGGCCCAGGAGAACAAGACCCGCCTCGCCGGCAATTTCTCCGGCGGCTGGCCGCTGCTGGCCGAGATCGCGGTGACGACCCGCAAGGGCGCCGGCCTTGCCGAGGCGATCGCCCACGCCGTCAACGCCCAGATCGGCAACGGCAACTACGCCAAGGCGCTCGGGCGCTGGAACCTCGCCGCCGAGGCGATCGAGCAGTCGCGCACCAACCCGCCCGGCCTGCCGGCGAAGTGA